A part of Geoanaerobacter pelophilus genomic DNA contains:
- the sfsA gene encoding DNA/RNA nuclease SfsA: MQFPATHLTGTLIKRYKRFLADIQLDDGSIVTAHTPNSGSMMGCAVPGSRAVLTRSNSPGRKYPLTWELVQVNGIWIGIHTSYPPKLVAEGVVNGTIAELQGYPVIRPEVTCGESRIDLLLSGGAVPCWVEVKNVTLVEDGVALFPDAVTTRGQKHLRELLRLVRQGERGVIFYVIQRGDAEAMAPADRIDPEYGRLLREVVSQGVEALAYRAEVSPTEIRLVKRLPVLL; this comes from the coding sequence ATGCAATTCCCGGCAACACATCTCACCGGCACCCTGATAAAACGCTACAAACGCTTCCTTGCCGATATCCAGCTTGATGATGGCAGCATCGTCACTGCTCACACCCCCAACTCCGGAAGCATGATGGGGTGCGCTGTGCCGGGGAGCCGCGCCGTCCTGACCCGCAGCAACTCGCCGGGGCGCAAATACCCGCTTACCTGGGAACTGGTGCAGGTCAATGGGATCTGGATCGGTATCCATACCAGCTACCCGCCGAAACTGGTCGCAGAGGGGGTCGTAAACGGCACCATCGCAGAGCTGCAGGGGTACCCGGTGATCCGCCCCGAGGTCACTTGCGGCGAGAGCCGGATCGACCTGCTGCTGTCAGGGGGTGCTGTCCCGTGCTGGGTGGAGGTCAAGAACGTCACCCTGGTCGAGGATGGGGTGGCCCTGTTCCCGGACGCCGTCACCACCCGTGGCCAGAAGCATCTACGCGAACTGCTCCGGCTGGTCAGGCAGGGTGAGCGCGGGGTGATCTTCTATGTTATCCAGCGGGGAGATGCCGAGGCCATGGCTCCGGCGGACCGGATCGACCCGGAATACGGCCGGCTGCTGCGCGAGGTCGTGTCCCAGGGAGTCGAGGCGCTGGCATACCGCGCTGAGGTGTCTCCCACGGAGATCAGGCTAGTGAAGCGGCTGCCGGTGTTGCTGTGA
- a CDS encoding type II toxin-antitoxin system Phd/YefM family antitoxin, translating to MTRTLSIMEARKQLTSMPETLLHDGQVDVLEITRRGKPVLAVMPWELYEAVSETLEVMGDKELLAQLRQSIQELDSGKLVSWQDAKKELGL from the coding sequence ATGACCCGTACCTTATCGATTATGGAAGCCCGAAAACAGCTGACATCCATGCCTGAAACGCTTTTGCACGACGGGCAGGTAGATGTTCTCGAAATCACCCGCCGGGGCAAGCCGGTGTTGGCTGTCATGCCGTGGGAGCTGTACGAAGCGGTATCGGAGACACTGGAAGTGATGGGGGATAAAGAGCTGCTGGCGCAATTGCGTCAAAGCATACAAGAGCTGGATTCCGGGAAGCTCGTCTCCTGGCAGGATGCCAAAAAGGAGCTTGGCCTTTGA
- a CDS encoding type II toxin-antitoxin system RelE family toxin, protein MKWQILLTPTALKLLSDISDRRIREKIGTVIDRLAEDPEKQGKALLGELSGLRSIRAVGQRYRIIYQIRGNEIVVVIVAVGIRRDGARDDIYNLAKKLFRLGLLGE, encoded by the coding sequence TTGAAATGGCAGATCCTGCTGACACCAACGGCATTAAAGCTGTTGTCCGACATCTCTGACCGGCGCATCCGGGAAAAAATCGGAACAGTAATTGATCGCCTGGCTGAAGACCCGGAAAAACAGGGGAAGGCGCTGCTCGGCGAATTATCAGGACTTCGCAGCATAAGGGCTGTCGGGCAACGCTATCGCATCATTTATCAGATCAGAGGCAACGAGATTGTCGTAGTAATTGTCGCCGTTGGTATCCGCCGCGATGGGGCCAGAGACGACATCTATAACCTGGCGAAGAAGCTTTTCCGGCTGGGATTGTTGGGCGAGTGA
- a CDS encoding tetratricopeptide repeat protein has protein sequence MKLLRRLVSILIVSGLFGCASADQQMNSGLWHYDAGLWGEAAPRLINSVPEIEKSNPNDPRLSTALIALGEMSAGSGRYDLSEDFFRRAVKVAEAQLPPDEVLIRNASVHTGYYYLGQNRPAEAAPLFTRAAKLSEKYSGDKRVLHAVDLDNIGVALTSQGLHKDGNEVSQRALRILDDLPLQKEVEKTRAVIFYNLAYSYVEQTRFAEAEDLYRKSLNTLAPIGAPLVGEQWRINVVLTNYSKLLRQLGRNDEAKVLEVRIK, from the coding sequence ATGAAATTATTACGACGGCTTGTTTCAATATTGATTGTATCTGGCCTTTTCGGCTGTGCGAGTGCAGATCAACAAATGAATAGCGGCTTATGGCATTATGACGCAGGGCTTTGGGGTGAAGCTGCCCCTCGATTAATAAATAGCGTTCCTGAAATTGAAAAATCCAATCCGAATGATCCACGACTTTCTACGGCGCTCATTGCCCTTGGGGAAATGTCAGCTGGCAGTGGGCGGTATGACCTTTCCGAAGATTTCTTTCGGAGAGCCGTAAAAGTTGCCGAAGCACAGCTACCACCCGATGAAGTACTCATTCGCAATGCCTCAGTGCATACTGGATACTACTATCTCGGCCAGAACCGCCCTGCAGAGGCAGCGCCTTTGTTTACCCGAGCTGCAAAATTATCTGAAAAATATTCAGGCGATAAAAGAGTGCTTCATGCAGTTGATCTCGACAATATTGGCGTAGCACTCACAAGCCAAGGGCTCCATAAAGATGGAAATGAAGTTAGTCAACGTGCCTTGCGAATACTTGACGATCTGCCTCTTCAGAAGGAAGTTGAAAAAACCCGTGCTGTCATTTTTTATAACCTTGCTTACTCTTACGTTGAACAGACACGTTTTGCCGAGGCTGAAGATCTTTACAGAAAATCACTTAACACACTTGCACCTATTGGTGCCCCACTGGTAGGTGAACAATGGCGTATCAATGTTGTCTTGACCAACTATTCGAAACTTCTTCGACAACTCGGTCGGAATGACGAGGCAAAGGTTCTTGAAGTGAGAATCAAGTGA